AGTCGCTTTTGAAATCCGGCATCCCGCAGGTATACCCATGCTTCAATAGTATAGGTATTGTCATCGAAATATACTCCGTCAGGCAGGTCGATATAGTCATCGGTGCCATCCAAATCGACTGCATAACCGCCGATCTGCGCAAGCAGGTGACCAGAAAAAGCCAACAGTACAAACAAAATCAGTGAAATTCTTTTCATTTTATTCTCCTTCTCTTAAGCGAGCACCCCTGTCGTCTCACCACGAAAAAAGTCATCACTCAATAAAAATTGATGGTCGATGACACACAGTTAGGGATTGGAGATTAAAAACAAGAGACGGGAAGAACAGTTTTTGCAAAATTGCAGATAAGACTGTCCACCACGGTCAGATGATGATGATTAGAAAGGCGACTAAAGCATTTGGAGAAGAAAGCACCCAAAAGTGCAACGGGTTAAACAGGTTTCTCCGGAAAATAACCCTCACGATTATACAAACTCCACCATAAACCACGGGCAAGTGAAATAAATACCCGGGAGTAAAAATAATTATAAATTATAAAAAAACAAGTATTATTGATCACATTTACTGAATTATTTTTGACCCGGTCAATAAAATTTCATTTAAATATCCCCTATCGCTCTTATCACACTATCCCAAACACCGAGACCGCCTGAACTGTTTGTCATAATAACAATTCCTGAACCTTTTTTGCGGTTAAACTGCGAGTAGCATTTGAATCCTGAACCATTGGCACCGCTGTGGTAGCAGATATCCCCCTCGAGAGTGGAATCGATTACCCAGCCAAGCCCACGAAAGGTCTCAATGCCGTTTGATTTACCGGGCCTGACCTGTGGTTCTCTGGTCGTTACTTTTATTTGGGGAGTGAGCATCTGATCGATATACCCTGACGCGAGGGCATCTCCACCGGAACGGTCATTCGCCATCACATCCAGAAGGAACAAAGCGTAGTCCCTCCCTGAACAGTAGAGGGAATAGCCCGCATTTGCTCTCTTGTACGAGGTTTTCTGCTTGAAATTGCCGGAAGTGTCGTGACCCGAAGCCAGCCTTGTCTCAAATTCGGGTAGATACACAAAACTCGAATTCCTCATCAGATTTCTGTCGAACAGAGTTTCCTTTGCCAACACTTCGAGAGATTTTCCGGTTATTTTCTCGACAACTTTTTGAAGGTAATACATCCCTTCACCCGAGTAGCCGAATTTTGTGCCTGGTTCAAACTCAACGGGTAGATAACCGTTCTCTTCATCATCACCCTGACGCCAGTTGGGCAGACCGGAAGTGTGTGAGAGGAGCATCCTTGCCGTAATCTTCTTTCTTAATTCCTGCCCCTGAAATGCGGGATCGTCAAAAATCGTCCAGACCGGAGTATCAAGTCGAAGATTTCCCGATTCGACCTGCTTCATCGCAAGATATGAGAACACAGGTTTCGTCATCGAACAGGCTTCAAACATCGTTTCATCTGTCACGGGTTCATTCGTTTGCACATCCTTTACTCCAAAACCGCGCGAATATACTATTTTGTTATCCCTGATAAGAACCAAAGATACTCCGGGCACCTTAAACTCTTTTTGAAATGCCGGTATCATGCTGTCTACTTTGGCTATTATTTCACGGGTGGATTTCCAGTCTTGTCCGTATGTTTCAAGACCAAAAGTCCAAAGAATTATAACAGAAAATAAAATCATGCCGAAACCCGGGAAGCGTCTCCACATCATTTTTTCATCTCCTGTACCTCTTCGACACTGTACTTCCGGCATTTTTCGTATTCTCCATACAAGAGTGTATCTGAAAACACCTCGGGCATCCCGCCGGTGTGGAGGAATATCACAGGTTCCTCCCTGTTCAACACCCCCTTAACCGCGAGATCAAACAGCCCCGCCATAGCTTTGCCGGTATATACCTGATCGACTATAATCCCTTCGAGCATGGCACAAACCTCCGCTGCATCTTTCGCAATTTTGATATGCTTTGCGTATTCCTCGTGGTAACAGTCATAGACAAAAAACTCTCTTTTCGACAGGGCAGGGTCAGCATCGATTAACAGGGCAGCCTCCCTCATCAATTCCCTTGTCCTTCTGTAGATGTCCTCTTTAGTACGGGAAACACTGATTCCATATACCTCTGCTCCGGGCAGGAAAAGTGCAACTCCCAAAACAGTTCCGGCAAGAGTTCCGCATGAACCAACGGGACAAAATATCTGCACCTTGTCATCCTCGAGTTGACCTCTCAACTCTTCCATGGCTTTTACATATCCAAGCGTTCCGAGGGGAGTTGAGCCACCGAGAGGAAGCGCATACGGCTTTTTACCGGCTGCCTTCAGTTCGTCGCACCACTTCATTTGAAGCGTCTGAAGATCATCATCCTCATCACTTCCGGAAATATATCTGATATCGGCACCAAAAAGGGTATCGAGAAGCAGATTCCCCTTAAATTCAGTAAAATCTTTTCCACCGAGAACCAGTTTGACATCAATTCCGAGTTTCCGGCAGGCTGCGGCGGTCATTCTTGCATGGTTCGATTGCTGTCCTCCCACCGTGATTATTGTGTCATACCCGCCTGCAACTATGCTTGCGAGTTCAAATTCAAGTTTCCTGGCTTTATTGCCCCCCATCGCCAGACCAGTCAGATCATCCCTCTTAAAAAGAAAAGACTTCAGCCCGAGATGTGCAGCAAGTTTTTCGGCGGGCTCCAGTGGAGTTGGGAGATTGGCCAACGGGAGTCTGTTTATTTTTTCAAACATTTTGATCTCTGAATAATTGTTAAATGATCAGTCAAAAATAAAAAGAACTGGGGAGGGATTTCAATTAAAAGCCCCCAGGACATCCGACATAATGAGGTTCATGGTTGCCATCCACTGTTGATTCGCAACAGAGGATCCAACACCGCTCCATTTATTGGTCGCCACGATCACCAGTTTATAGTCCGGTACAACCACGATAAACTGCCCTCCCCAACCGTTCGCGAAAGCATACTTCCCTTTTGAACCTTCCCCAGTCCACCAGCCAAATCCGTATCCGTTTGCATAATTCATCGTGTTGTCTGCAATGGAAATCTGGTGAGCTTTCAATCGGGTGATCCATTCCTGAGAGACTATTCTTCGTCCCATATACTCACCCTTGTCGAGAATCAAATTTCCGATTTTTATCATCTCGCGGGGCGTAAGTTCCAATCCGGCGCCACCGTTGTTGTAACCTTGCCGGTCTGTCTGCCAGTTTCTCGCACCCATTTCAAGTCTTTCAAAGAAATGAATATTTGCAAATTCGAGGGTTTGCATTTTGGCAGCACGGGAAATAATCACCGACAGGATATGCAAAGCTGCAGAGTTATAAGTAAAAGTCAGTCCCGGTAACGAAGTTAACGGCTTTGCAAAAAGATATTGAACCTGATTTTCAGCAAGCACCCAGTTGTTGTAACCGAATTCAGAATTTAGCTCATTCCACTCGAAACCGCTGCTCATCGAGAGGAGATGGCCAATGGTGATGTTCCCTTTTTCAGTTGAGAGATCGGGAACCAGGGGCCTGATAAAGCTGTCGATTGGCTGTTCTGAAGATTTAATCAATCCCTTATCGATTGCAATTCCCGTCAGAATGGCAACCACACTTTTTGTTACAGATCTTACATCATGCGTAAGATCAGCGCCGCCACCGTTAAAATACGCCTCTTTTACTATCGTTCCATTTCTGGAGACAACAAGACTTTTAAGATTTGTCATACCGGCTGCCCGTGAAAAAGCTGCGTCAAGTTTTGTCTGATCCACCGGTTCTACAGGATTGGAGGAGTTCTCCTTTGAGCAGGATAAATTGAGGATCACAAAAAGAAAAAGAAGGGAAATTTTAACTGAATTAATGAGATTTTTCATTTTTTCATCTCTTGTTTGTGAACGAAGCTGATATCGCTTCATCCGGTCAAACATAATAAAATTTAAAGATGACTAAAATTACAAAATATTTTTTGTAATACAATCCAGGAGGGGAGGAGGGGGCAATGTTTCGTTTGATCCTCAAGATCACTTAGAAATGAAATGATGTGCCCTTTTTCATTCAGTAGAATCTGAGATTAGTAATTTCATATCGCGATTTTTTTTCGGTGTTCCCTTTCAGCGGCAAAAGCCAGACACGCCAGAATATCGTCATGGGTTAATTCAGGAAAATCTTCAAGTATCTCCTGCATTGTCATTCCTGAAGCAAGCCAGCTC
The nucleotide sequence above comes from Ignavibacteria bacterium. Encoded proteins:
- a CDS encoding beta-lactamase family protein, translating into MMWRRFPGFGMILFSVIILWTFGLETYGQDWKSTREIIAKVDSMIPAFQKEFKVPGVSLVLIRDNKIVYSRGFGVKDVQTNEPVTDETMFEACSMTKPVFSYLAMKQVESGNLRLDTPVWTIFDDPAFQGQELRKKITARMLLSHTSGLPNWRQGDDEENGYLPVEFEPGTKFGYSGEGMYYLQKVVEKITGKSLEVLAKETLFDRNLMRNSSFVYLPEFETRLASGHDTSGNFKQKTSYKRANAGYSLYCSGRDYALFLLDVMANDRSGGDALASGYIDQMLTPQIKVTTREPQVRPGKSNGIETFRGLGWVIDSTLEGDICYHSGANGSGFKCYSQFNRKKGSGIVIMTNSSGGLGVWDSVIRAIGDI
- a CDS encoding D-cysteine desulfhydrase family protein, with the translated sequence MFEKINRLPLANLPTPLEPAEKLAAHLGLKSFLFKRDDLTGLAMGGNKARKLEFELASIVAGGYDTIITVGGQQSNHARMTAAACRKLGIDVKLVLGGKDFTEFKGNLLLDTLFGADIRYISGSDEDDDLQTLQMKWCDELKAAGKKPYALPLGGSTPLGTLGYVKAMEELRGQLEDDKVQIFCPVGSCGTLAGTVLGVALFLPGAEVYGISVSRTKEDIYRRTRELMREAALLIDADPALSKREFFVYDCYHEEYAKHIKIAKDAAEVCAMLEGIIVDQVYTGKAMAGLFDLAVKGVLNREEPVIFLHTGGMPEVFSDTLLYGEYEKCRKYSVEEVQEMKK
- a CDS encoding serine hydrolase, with protein sequence MKNLINSVKISLLFLFVILNLSCSKENSSNPVEPVDQTKLDAAFSRAAGMTNLKSLVVSRNGTIVKEAYFNGGGADLTHDVRSVTKSVVAILTGIAIDKGLIKSSEQPIDSFIRPLVPDLSTEKGNITIGHLLSMSSGFEWNELNSEFGYNNWVLAENQVQYLFAKPLTSLPGLTFTYNSAALHILSVIISRAAKMQTLEFANIHFFERLEMGARNWQTDRQGYNNGGAGLELTPREMIKIGNLILDKGEYMGRRIVSQEWITRLKAHQISIADNTMNYANGYGFGWWTGEGSKGKYAFANGWGGQFIVVVPDYKLVIVATNKWSGVGSSVANQQWMATMNLIMSDVLGAFN
- a CDS encoding DUF433 domain-containing protein, translating into MKYDDIITIQSEKRFGKPCVRDTRISVYDVLSWLASGMTMQEILEDFPELTHDDILACLAFAAEREHRKKIAI